GCGCCAGCCCATCCCGGGTCGCATCGAGCCCGGCGAGGCTGGCCTCCGCTGCCGAAGCCTGATCCAGGGTAACCGTCCCCGCCGCCACCTGCCGCCGCGCCCCCTCAACCTGCGCCCGCAATGCAGCCCGCGCCCGATCCAGTGCCGCGAGACCGGCACGATCCGCCCATAACGCGCTCGCCAGCGTCTCAGCCTGCGATGCCACCTGAAATTCCTGCCACAGCATCGCCGCCACCGCCTCGCCCTGCCGCGCCCGCGCCGCCCGCACCCGCGCCCCCCGGGTGATCAGCGCGGCGATATCCTGGCTGATCGACCCCGCGACCGATGGCGCAACCCCCGGCCCTCCCAGCAAGGCCCCGAACCCGCCCTGCACATTCGGATCGGGGATCAACCCGGCCGCAAAAACCTTCGCCCGCTCAACCCCCAGCCGAGCCCGCGCCACCGCAAGCGCCGGGTCGTTCAGCACCGCCAGAGCCGCCACCGCCTGCGGTGTCAACGGCGCATCCACCGCGATCATCCGCCCATCCGGCAACGCACGATCCAGTGCCGCCAGCGATGTCCGCAACGGAGGAACCAGCACCAGCGGTCGCGCCCGGTACGACGCGCACCCGGCCAGCACCACGCTCACCGCCAGCGGCACGAGCAAAGGGCGGAAGCATCGGAGGGCGTTCGTCATCGGGCGGGTCATCGGTCGCCCACGCTGTGCCCGCCTCCGCCTGCGCGCGCCCTTACCCGATCTGTGTCATTCTGTAATGTGCCGAAAACCGGCTTGACCTGCCGCCCGATTCCCCGCTCCACCTACCGGCATGGAGCCCAGACGCGGCCTGAACATCCTGCTGATCGAGGACGATGCCCGCAGCGCCGAACTGGTCCGCGCCGGCCTCGCCCCCGAAGGCCATGCCGTCACGATCGCGCCCGATGGCCGCATTGGCCTGCTGCGCGCGGGCGGCGAGGAGTGGGACGTCGTCATCGTCGATCGCATGCTGCCCGGCCTGGATGGTCTCGGCCTGCTCCGCATGCTGCGCGGTGCCGGCATCGCCACACCCGTCCTGTTCCTCACCGCACTCGGCGGGGTCGACGACCGGGTCGCGGGCCTGCGCGCGGGCGGCGACGATTATCTGGTCAAACCCTTCGCCATCGCCGAACTCAGCGCCCGGATCGCCGCCCTGATCCGGCGCGGCAGCACCAAACCCGCCGCCACCACCATCCGCATCGCCGACCTCGAAATCGACCGCCTGACCCACCGCGTCACCCGCGCGGGCCGCTCCATCACCCTCAAGCCCCGCGAATACGCCCTGCTCGACTACCTCGCCCGCCACGCCGGCGAAGTCGTCACCCGCACCATGCTGCTCGAAGACGTCTGGGGCTTTCACTTCGACCCGCAAACCAGCGTCGTCGAATCCCACATCTCCCGCCTGCGCGCCAAACTCCGCACCGGCCCTGAACCCGAACTCATCCACACCATCCGTGGTGCCGGCTACCGGCTGGCCGATGAAACCTAGACTCTTCCGCACCACCAGCGTCCGCCTCGCCACCCTCGGCGTCGGCTTCGCGACCCTGAGCACCGGAATCGTCTTCGCCATCGTCTATCTCGGCACGCTCGGCGCCATCCGCGCCACGATCGATGCCGATATCGACAACGAAATCGCCGAAATCACCATCCAGGGCCCCACCACCCCCCTGCCCGCAATCACCGCCGCCGTCCGCGCCGCCATCGCCGCGCCGCCCGGCGGCACGTTCTACCTCCTCACCGGCCCCACCGGCCACCCGATCGCCGGCAACCTCGCAATCCCGATGCCGCGCCCCGGCTGGCACAACCTAACCGCCCCGGCATCCCACCCCTTCGCCCCCCACATCACCAACCTGCGTGCCCGCGCCGAACCGCTCGGCACCACCGGCGCGACCCTCCTGGTCGCTGAAAACGCCACCATTCTGGTCGAACTCGACCAACTCATCCGCCGCAGCTTCATCCTCGCCTTCATCGTCACCCTCGCCCTCGGCCTCGCCGGCGGCATCGCCTTCGGACGCCGCGCCCTCTCACGGATCGAAGCGGTCAGCGAAGCCGGCGAAACCATCATGAAAGGCGACCTCACCCGCCGCATCCCCCTCTCCAGAGCCGGCGACGAATTCGACCACCTCGCCACCGTCATCAACACCATGCTCGCCCGCATCGAAGACCTCATGAACAATATCCGCGCCGTCGGCGATGAAATCGCCCACGACCTCCGCTCCCCCCTCGCCCGCCTGCGCGAATCCCTCGAACTCCTCCTGCTCGACCCCACCCGCCTGACCCCCGCCCGCATCGTCCCCGCCATCGAGGATGCCATCACCCAGGTCGATGCCACCCTCGCCCTCGCCGCCGGCATCCTCCGTCTCGCCCAGATCGAATCCGGTGCCCGCCGCACCGGCTTCGCTCCGATCGACCTCACCACCCTGCTCACCGAAATCGCCGAAACCTACGAAGCCGTCGCCGAAGACGCCGGCGCCACCCTCCTCACCACGATCGCCCCCAACCTCACCATCGAGGGTGACGCCACCCTCCTCACCCAATGCCTCGCCAACCTGCTCGAAAACGCCATTACCCATGGCCGCGCAACGCCGCCCGCGCCCTCCACCATCCACCTCACCGCCCGCTCCACCCCACCCACCATCACCATCGCCATCGCCGATAACGGCCCCGGTATCCCTGCACCCCGCCACGCCGAAGCCCTCCGCCGCTTCGGCCGCCTCGACCCCAGCCGCACCACCACCGGACACGGCCTCGGCCTGCCCCTCGCCGCCGCCATCGCCACCCTCCACGACACCACCCTCACCCTCACCCCAACCCACCCCGACAGCCACGGCCTCACCGTGACACTGATCCTGAACGGATATGAGATCTCCGGGTGAGGGCGTGAGGGTAGGGAAGGCAAGCAAGGCGAGGCGCGCTGCCCCTCGACCCCGCCAAAGGCGGAGCCTTTGGAATCTATCAGTTCCTGCCCTTACTCCCTCACGCCACCCGGCGTCTCACGCCGTTCCAGCGCCTCTGCCAGAGCGACGTAGTCGGCGGGGGTAAGCGTCTCAGCGCGCCGTTGCGGGTCGATGCCGGTCTGCTCCAGCAGGGCCGCACCCCCGAGCGATTTGAGGGCGCCGCGCAGCATCTTGCGGCGTTGCCCGAAGGCAGCGGCGGTGATCCGGCCGATGGTGGCGAGCCGGGCGGGGCTGGGCTGGCTGGCGTGGGGGATCAGGCGGACCACGGCGGATTCGACTTTGGGCGGTGGTGAAAAGGCAGCGGCGGGCACGTTCAGCGCGATCGCCCCGGTCGTGGTCAGGGCCGCGAGCACGGCAAGCCGCCCGTAATGGGGTGTGTCGGGGCGAGCGATGATCCGTTCCGCGACTTCCTGCTGAAACATCAGGGTCAGGGAGCGGAAATCCCCGGCCTGATGCAGCCAGCGCACCAGCATTGCGGTGCCGGCGTTATAGGGCAGGTTGGCCACGATCGCGCGCGGTGGCGGAACAATCGTCTCAAGCGCCAGTTCGAGCGCATCCGCCGCGACGATCCGCAGCCGGTCGCCATGGTCCGCAAGCAGTTCGGAGGTCGCGGCAACCGCGCGCGGGTCGATTTCGATGGCGGTGACGCTGGCC
This sequence is a window from Acidiphilium acidophilum. Protein-coding genes within it:
- a CDS encoding response regulator transcription factor, with product MEPRRGLNILLIEDDARSAELVRAGLAPEGHAVTIAPDGRIGLLRAGGEEWDVVIVDRMLPGLDGLGLLRMLRGAGIATPVLFLTALGGVDDRVAGLRAGGDDYLVKPFAIAELSARIAALIRRGSTKPAATTIRIADLEIDRLTHRVTRAGRSITLKPREYALLDYLARHAGEVVTRTMLLEDVWGFHFDPQTSVVESHISRLRAKLRTGPEPELIHTIRGAGYRLADET
- a CDS encoding TolC family protein encodes the protein MTNALRCFRPLLVPLAVSVVLAGCASYRARPLVLVPPLRTSLAALDRALPDGRMIAVDAPLTPQAVAALAVLNDPALAVARARLGVERAKVFAAGLIPDPNVQGGFGALLGGPGVAPSVAGSISQDIAALITRGARVRAARARQGEAVAAMLWQEFQVASQAETLASALWADRAGLAALDRARAALRAQVEGARRQVAAGTVTLDQASAAEASLAGLDATRDGLAQQDLTDRAALAAVLGVVPDVSIRLARPVIPRVATDGLVASLADRRPDLIALRYGYQAADADLRAAILARFPLLALSVNGGSDTSRVATAGPTISLNLPVFNGNRGNVAVARATRRQLDAAFTAALAAAQGGALAARRALGVLDRQREAARARVRLADRAVRAARGPYRAGLIDARVETDLIDQQALRRAELIALDHKIAAGRIALATLLGAGLPVVSIRGGAR
- a CDS encoding sensor histidine kinase; its protein translation is MKPRLFRTTSVRLATLGVGFATLSTGIVFAIVYLGTLGAIRATIDADIDNEIAEITIQGPTTPLPAITAAVRAAIAAPPGGTFYLLTGPTGHPIAGNLAIPMPRPGWHNLTAPASHPFAPHITNLRARAEPLGTTGATLLVAENATILVELDQLIRRSFILAFIVTLALGLAGGIAFGRRALSRIEAVSEAGETIMKGDLTRRIPLSRAGDEFDHLATVINTMLARIEDLMNNIRAVGDEIAHDLRSPLARLRESLELLLLDPTRLTPARIVPAIEDAITQVDATLALAAGILRLAQIESGARRTGFAPIDLTTLLTEIAETYEAVAEDAGATLLTTIAPNLTIEGDATLLTQCLANLLENAITHGRATPPAPSTIHLTARSTPPTITIAIADNGPGIPAPRHAEALRRFGRLDPSRTTTGHGLGLPLAAAIATLHDTTLTLTPTHPDSHGLTVTLILNGYEISG
- the rsmA gene encoding 16S rRNA (adenine(1518)-N(6)/adenine(1519)-N(6))-dimethyltransferase RsmA, yielding MRPPLREVIARHGLATRKSLGQHFLLDGHLLERIVRCAGDLDGVNVLEIGPGPGGLTRALLDSAAASVTAIEIDPRAVAATSELLADHGDRLRIVAADALELALETIVPPPRAIVANLPYNAGTAMLVRWLHQAGDFRSLTLMFQQEVAERIIARPDTPHYGRLAVLAALTTTGAIALNVPAAAFSPPPKVESAVVRLIPHASQPSPARLATIGRITAAAFGQRRKMLRGALKSLGGAALLEQTGIDPQRRAETLTPADYVALAEALERRETPGGVRE